From one Streptomyces sp. N50 genomic stretch:
- a CDS encoding rhamnogalacturonan lyase has protein sequence MSHPHPHVHPLHPPRHPRRRRAVLSALTTVAALIAAGLTTLTTSTTAEAATARQVEALDRGVVSVHTDSGNLVSWRWLGTDPDDVSFNVYRAGTKVNSAPITGSTNYFHAGAPAQADYTVRAIVGGAEQADSVHAIQFRTGYEDVAITPPAGGTTPDGVAYTYEANDASVGDLDGDGRLDFVLKWQPTNAKDNSQSGYTGDTILDGITLDGTRLWRIDLGRNIRSGAHYTQFQVYDYDGDGKAEVAMKTADGTVDGAGTVIGNSAADYRNSSGYVLSGPEYLTMFNGRTGRAMSTVDYVPARGTVSSWGDSYGNRVDRFLAGTAYLDGSRPSLIMARGYYTRTVIAAWDWRNGAFTRRWTFDTNSSTNTGKGYDAQGNHQLAIADVDGDGKDEIVYGSMAVDDNGSGLWTTKNGHGDALHVGDLDPSRPGLEEFKVDEDASKPSSWMADAKTGAVIWSTPANGDNGRGVSGDIWAGSAGAESWSASESGVRNPKGTVVSTRKPSSTNFLSWWDGDPVRELLDATHIDKYGTTADTRLLTGAGVHSNNSTKATPTLSGDILGDWREEVVWPTTDNTALRIYSTPYETTTRITTLLHDTQYRTALAWQNTAYNQPPHPSFYIGDGMTTAPRPTVFTP, from the coding sequence GTGAGTCACCCGCACCCGCACGTGCATCCACTTCACCCGCCCCGCCACCCCCGCAGACGAAGGGCCGTACTCTCCGCCCTGACCACCGTCGCGGCCCTGATCGCCGCCGGACTCACCACCCTCACCACCAGCACGACCGCCGAGGCCGCCACCGCCCGCCAGGTCGAGGCCCTCGACCGGGGCGTCGTCAGCGTCCACACGGACAGCGGCAATCTGGTCAGCTGGCGCTGGCTCGGGACCGATCCCGACGACGTCTCCTTCAACGTCTACCGGGCCGGTACGAAGGTCAACTCGGCCCCGATCACGGGTTCCACGAACTATTTCCACGCCGGCGCGCCCGCCCAGGCCGACTACACGGTCCGCGCGATCGTCGGCGGTGCGGAGCAGGCCGACTCGGTCCACGCGATCCAGTTCCGCACCGGCTACGAGGACGTCGCGATCACCCCGCCCGCCGGTGGCACCACCCCCGATGGAGTCGCGTACACCTACGAGGCCAACGACGCCTCCGTCGGCGACCTCGACGGCGACGGCCGGCTCGACTTCGTCCTCAAGTGGCAGCCCACGAACGCCAAGGACAACTCCCAGTCCGGCTACACCGGCGACACGATCCTCGACGGGATCACCCTCGACGGCACCCGCCTGTGGCGCATCGACCTGGGCCGCAACATCCGCTCGGGCGCGCACTACACACAGTTCCAGGTGTACGACTACGACGGCGACGGCAAGGCCGAGGTCGCCATGAAGACGGCCGACGGCACGGTCGACGGCGCGGGCACCGTCATCGGCAACTCGGCGGCGGACTACCGCAATTCGAGCGGCTACGTCCTGTCGGGCCCCGAGTACCTGACCATGTTCAACGGCCGGACCGGCAGGGCGATGAGCACCGTCGACTACGTTCCGGCGCGCGGCACGGTCTCCTCCTGGGGCGACTCGTACGGCAACCGCGTCGACCGGTTCCTCGCCGGTACCGCCTACTTGGACGGTTCCCGCCCCTCGCTGATCATGGCGCGCGGCTACTACACGCGCACGGTGATCGCCGCCTGGGACTGGCGGAACGGCGCCTTCACCCGCCGCTGGACCTTCGACACCAACTCCTCGACCAACACCGGCAAGGGCTACGACGCCCAGGGCAACCACCAGTTGGCGATCGCGGACGTCGACGGGGACGGCAAGGACGAGATCGTGTACGGCTCGATGGCCGTCGACGACAACGGCTCCGGCCTGTGGACCACGAAGAACGGCCACGGAGACGCCCTGCACGTAGGCGACCTGGACCCGTCCCGTCCGGGGCTGGAGGAGTTCAAGGTCGACGAGGACGCGTCGAAACCGTCCTCGTGGATGGCCGACGCCAAGACCGGCGCGGTCATCTGGTCCACACCGGCCAACGGTGACAACGGCCGCGGTGTCTCCGGCGACATCTGGGCGGGCAGCGCGGGCGCCGAGTCCTGGTCGGCGTCGGAGAGCGGCGTCCGCAATCCCAAGGGCACGGTGGTGTCGACCCGCAAGCCCTCCAGCACCAACTTCCTGTCCTGGTGGGACGGCGACCCGGTGCGCGAACTCCTCGACGCCACCCACATCGACAAGTACGGCACGACCGCCGACACCCGCCTCCTGACCGGCGCCGGAGTCCACTCCAACAACAGCACCAAGGCGACCCCGACCCTGTCCGGGGACATCCTCGGCGACTGGCGCGAGGAGGTCGTCTGGCCCACCACGGACAACACGGCGCTACGGATCTACTCGACCCCGTACGAGACGACCACCAGGATCACCACCCTGCTCCACGACACCCAGTACCGCACGGCCCTGGCCTGGCAGAACACTGCATACAATCAACCGCCGCACCCGAGCTTCTACATCGGCGACGGGATGACGACGGCGCCTCGGCCCACGGTGTTCACGCCGTAG